The proteins below are encoded in one region of Apium graveolens cultivar Ventura chromosome 4, ASM990537v1, whole genome shotgun sequence:
- the LOC141721628 gene encoding ubiquitin carboxyl-terminal hydrolase 14, translated as MELLRSNLHRVRIPEPTNRVYKHECCITFDSPKSNGGLYIDMNSFLAFGKDCVDWNFEKTGNPVYLHIKHKKKPDPEDRPLKKPTLLAIGVDGGFDNHEAEYEEEYCIVVLPDYANIAYPSIDLPEKVRLAVDAVIRAEGAERKEQVASWTADKKLISEHALTLQQIDSGVIIPPSGWKCTKCDKTENLWLNLTDGMILCGRKNWDGSGGNNHAVEHYKETGYPLAVKLGTITSDLEGADVFCYPEDESVLDPLLAQHLAFFGIDFSSLQKTEMTTAERELDQNTNFDWNRIQESGQEVEPLFGPGYTGLLNLGNSCYLASTMQLIFSTRSFCSRYYVDQTLKSAFIAAPADPTIDLNMQLTKLAHGLLSGKYSVPVEEKQDGIPPRMFKAVIAASHPEFSTMRQQDALEFFLHFIDQVERMNSSNPQLDPSRCFKFGIEERLQCPSGKVAYNSRQDYILSLNIPLERAVNKKEVDEFHKLKTSRGVEDKEVSPDEIVRPRVRLEDCLQNFSSEEEVHDFYSTALKSKTTALKTAGLTSFPDYLVLHMRKFVMEAGWVPKKLDVYIDVPETLDINFMRSRGLQPGEELLPEDVGDCEVEVQRILPNEDIVSQLVAMGFNYLHCQKAAINTSNAGVEEAMNWLLSHMNDPDIDAPISQGGGKDEVFVDQSKVETLLSFGFPEELTRKALKATGGDIEKATDWIFNNDAAGSSDMDAISSASVDAALPDGGGKYKLIGLVSHIGTSTHCGHYVAHIFKDGRWVIFNDAKVGASKDPPKDMGYLYFYERIVS; from the exons ATGGAGCTTCTCCGATCAAATCTTCACCGGGTCAGAATTCCGGAGCCTACCAATCGGGTCTACAAACATGAATGCTGTATCACTTTTGATTCTCCG AAATCAAATGGTGGGTTATATATTGACATGAATTCATTCCTTGCCTTTGGAAAAGACTGTGTTGATTGGAACTTTGAGAAAACCGGAAACCCGGTATACCTTCACATTAAGcacaaaaagaagccagatccTGAAGACAGACCTTTGAAGAAGCCAACTCTGTTGGCAATAG GTGTTGACGGAGGATTTGACAACCATGAAGCTGAATATGAAGAAGAATACTGTATAGTTGTTTTGCCAGATTATGCAAATATAGCTTATCCTTCAATTGACTTGCCTGAGAAG GTAAGGTTGGCTGTTGATGCTGTTATTAGGGCCGAGGGTGCTGAACGGAAAGAGCAAGTTGCATCATGGACAGCTGATAAGAAGCTAATCAGTGAACATGCATTGACCCTCCAACAAATTGATAGCGGTGTAATTATTCCTCCTTCTGGTTGGAAATGTACTAAATGTGACAAGACTGAAAATCTTTGGTTAAATTTAACTGATGGAATGATCCTATGTGGCCGGAAAAATTGGGATGGAAGTGGTGGTAACAACCATGCTGTTGAGCATTATAAAGAAACTGGTTATCCTCTTGCCGTGAAGCTTGGGACTATAACCTCTGATCTGGAAGGAGCAG ATGTTTTCTGTTATCCGGAGGATGAGAGTGTTTTAGACCCCCTTTTAGCGCAGCATTTAGCTTTCTTTGGTATTGATTTTTCATCACTGCAAAAG ACTGAAATGACTACTGCTGAGAGGGAACTTGATCAAAACACCAACTTTGATTGGAACCGAATCCAAGAAAGTGGACAGGAAGTTGAACCACTATTTGGGCCAGGTTACACAGGGCTTCTCAATCTTGGGAATAG TTGCTATCTGGCTTCCACCATGCAACTGATATTCTCGACTCGTTCCTTCTGTTCAAG ATATTATGTGGACCAGACTCTAAAGTCTGCTTTTATTGCTGCTCCTGCAGATCCGACTATAGACTTGAATATGCAGTT aaCAAAGCTTGCTCACGGCTTGCTTTCTGGAAAATATTCAGTTCCAGTTGAGGAG AAGCAGGATGGTATTCCTCCACGCATGTTTAAAGCAGTGATTGCTGCCAGCCACCCAGAGTTCTCTACTATGAGACAACAG GATGCCTTGGAGTTCTTCCTGCATTTCATTGACCAAGTTGAACGAATGAATTCTAGCAACCCTCAGTTGGATCCCTCAAGGTGCTTTAAATTTGGTATTGAAGAGAGACTTCAATGCCCATCTGGGAAGGTTGCTTACAATAGCAGACAAGACTATATTCTCTCTCTCAATATTCCACTGGAGAGAGCTGTCAACAAAA AAGAGGTAGACGAATTCCACAAATTGAAGACAAGCAGAGGTGTAGAAGACAAGGAAGT TTCTCCGGATGAAATTGTTCGGCCACGTGTTCGTTTAGAGGACTGTTTGCAGAATTTTTCGTCTGAAGAAGAGGTGCATGACTTTTATAGCACTGCTTTGAAATCCAAGACAACTGCTTTGAA AACTGCTGGTCTCACTTCTTTCCCTGATTATTTGGTGTTGCATATGCGAAAATTTGTCATGGAGGCAGGCTGGGTGCCAAAAAAGCTTG ATGTTTATATAGATGTTCCTGAAACACTAGACATCAACTTCATGCGCAGTAGGGGTCTTCAGCCAGGGGAGGAGCTGTTACCTGAAGATG TTGGTGATTGCGAGGTAGAAGTGCAGAGAATCTTACCTAACGAAGACATTGTTTCACAGCTCGTGGCCATGGGATTTAATTACTTGCATTGTCAAAAGGCTGCTATTAATACTTCAAATGCTGGTGTTGAAGAGGCAATGAACTGGTTGCTTTCACATATGAATGATCCAG ATATTGACGCTCCTATTTCACAAGGTGGTGGAAAAGATGAGGTTTTTGTTGATCAGTCAAAGGTTGAAACTCTACTTTCCTTTGGATTTCCAGAAGAACTTACTCGGAAAGCACTAAAAGCAACT GGTGGTGACATTGAGAAAGCAACTGACTGGATATTTAACAATGATGCTGCTGGTTCATCCGACATGGATGCTATATCAAGCGCAAGTGTTGATGCTGCTTTGCCTGATGGAGGAGGAA AGTACAAACTTATTGGATTGGTGAGTCACATTGGTACTTCTACCCACTGTGGCCATTATGTTGCTCATATTTTCAAAGATGGAAGGTGGGTGATATTTAACGATGCAAAAGTTGGGGCTTCGAAAGATCCTCCAAAGGACATGGGTTACTTGTATTTTTATGAGAGAATTGTTTCTTAG